In Bos indicus x Bos taurus breed Angus x Brahman F1 hybrid chromosome 23, Bos_hybrid_MaternalHap_v2.0, whole genome shotgun sequence, a single genomic region encodes these proteins:
- the LOC113881620 gene encoding zinc finger protein 501-like isoform X1, translating into MARTFPPKPPEAGAHGRAGFADALPLAAGLRLRGAGSVSTHAWTQEVLSETSVPLDPAKKAAYLQPHTMEIQLQDPQHQQDCGDMIRIKKEELDIKQELTVDTESQEKLSDQINGEAFECGETQEHKGWMERYQRNTSNERKYKCDECGKRFTLKSSLIRHKRIHPGERSYSCNVCGKTFIQSSQLTDHQRIHSQLKPHQCNECEKGFYYRAHLVQHQRIHSGEKPFQCNECGKAFHYSAGLIRHQRTHTEEKPYQCNDCGKAFHYNSGLIRHQRTHTGEKPYQCNDCGKAFCLSSHLIQHQRVHTGEKPYQCNECGKSFSQSSGLFHHQRSHSGEKPYECDECGKAFSHSSALVGHQRMHSGERPYECDVCGKAFGYSSHLLGHRRIHTGEKPYECHVCGKAFRQSSHLIVHQQIHTEEKPW; encoded by the exons ATGGCTCGGACCTTTCCTCCGAAGCCGCCGGAAGCGGGGGCGCACGGCCGGGCAGGGTTCGCGGACGCACTTCCGCTGGCGGCAGGTCTGAGGCTCCGAGGTGCAGGATCG GTTTCAACCCACGCCTGGACACAGGAAGTGCTTTCTGAGACATCGGTACCTCTGGATCCAGCTAAGAAAGCAGCATATCTCCAGCCTCACACCATGGAAATCCAGCTTCAGGACCCTCAACACCAACAGGATTGTG GTGATAtgataagaataaagaaagaagaactgGATATAAAGCAGGAACTTACTGTAGATACGGAATCCCAAGAAAAGTTATCAGACCAAATCAATGGAGAGGCTTTTGAATGTGGAGAAACCCAAGAACATAAAGGATGGATGGAAAGATATCAGAGAAACACTTCAAATGAGAGGAAATACAAGTGTGATGAATGTGGGAAAAGATTCACTCTAAAGTCAAGCCTCATTAGACATAAAAGAATCCACCCTGGAGAGAGATCCTATTCGTGTAATGTATGTGGCAAAACTTTCATTCAGAGCTCACAGCTTACTGACCATCAGAGAATACATAGCCAGTTAAAACCACATCAGTGTAATGAGTGTGAGAAAGGCTTTTATTACAGGGCACATCTTGTTCAGCATCAAAGGATCCACTCTGGAGAAAAACCTTTCCAATGTAATGAGTGTGGGAAAGCTTTTCATTACAGCGCAGGCCTTATTCGACACCAGAGGACCCACACAGAAGAGAAACCATACCAGTGTAATGACTGTGGGAAAGCTTTTCATTACAACTCGGGCCTTATTCGACACCAGAGGACCCACACAGGAGAGAAGCCATACCAGTGCAACGACTGTGGGAAAGCTTTCTGTCTGAGCTCACATCTGATACAACATCagagagttcatactggagagaagccataCCAGTGTAATGAGTGTGGGAAAAGCTTCAGCCAGAGCTCAGGCCTCTTCCatcaccagagaagccacagTGGGGAGAAACCATATGAATGTGATGAGTGTGGAAAGGCTTTCAGTCATAGTTCAGCTCTTGTTGGACACCAGAGAATGCACAGTGGAGAGAGGCCCTATGAGTGTGATGTGTGTGGGAAAGCTTTCGGCTATAGCTCGCATCTTCTGGGACACCGAAGAAtccacactggagagaagccatATGAATGCCATGTGTGTGGAAAAGCTTTCCGGCAGAGCTCACACCTCATTGTACATCAGCAAATCCACACTGAAGAGAAGCCCTGGTAA
- the ZSCAN16 gene encoding zinc finger and SCAN domain-containing protein 16 isoform X2, translating into MTTFLELEEQKRLLIVNAEDHYRGQDSISQKSSPHRRELFRQHFRKLCYRDAPGPREALTQLWDLCRQWLRPECHTKEQILDLLVLEQFLSILPRDLQAWVQAHHPETGEEAVIVLEDLERELDEPRKQVPGNSERQDALLDKLAPLRRPHESLTIQLHPKKTCQEQKSGEAQRNGNQE; encoded by the exons ATGACCACATTTCTGGAACTTGAAGAACAAAAAAGACTTCTAATAGTTAATGCAGAAGACCATTACAGGGGACAGGACTCCATCTCACAAAAGTCCAGTCCTCACAGAAGGGAACTCTTCAGGCAGCACTTCAGGAAGCTCTGCTATCGGGATGCACCTGGACCCCGTGAAGCTCTTACCCAGCTCTGGGACCTTTGCCGCCAGTGGCTGAGGCCAGAATGCCACACAAAAGAGCAGATTTTAGACCTGCTGGTGCTTGAACAATTCCTGAGCATTCTCCCCAGGGACCTGCAAGCATGGGTGCAGGCACACCATCCAGAGACTGGAGAGGAGGCGGTGATTGTGCTGGAGGATCTGGAGAGAGAGCTTGATGAACCTCGAAAGCAG GTTCCAGGCAATTCAGAAAGACAGGACGCACTTTTGGACAAGTTGGCCCCCTTGAGAAGGCCACATGAGTCATTGACTATCCAGCTTCATCCCAAGAAGACCTGTCAGGAGCAGAAATCTGGGGAGGCGCAAAGGAATG GGAACCAAGagtga
- the LOC113881620 gene encoding zinc finger protein 501-like isoform X2, translated as MEVGTEWRMLSREVSTHAWTQEVLSETSVPLDPAKKAAYLQPHTMEIQLQDPQHQQDCGDMIRIKKEELDIKQELTVDTESQEKLSDQINGEAFECGETQEHKGWMERYQRNTSNERKYKCDECGKRFTLKSSLIRHKRIHPGERSYSCNVCGKTFIQSSQLTDHQRIHSQLKPHQCNECEKGFYYRAHLVQHQRIHSGEKPFQCNECGKAFHYSAGLIRHQRTHTEEKPYQCNDCGKAFHYNSGLIRHQRTHTGEKPYQCNDCGKAFCLSSHLIQHQRVHTGEKPYQCNECGKSFSQSSGLFHHQRSHSGEKPYECDECGKAFSHSSALVGHQRMHSGERPYECDVCGKAFGYSSHLLGHRRIHTGEKPYECHVCGKAFRQSSHLIVHQQIHTEEKPW; from the exons ATGGAGGTCGGGACGGAGTGGCGGATGCTGTCGAGAGAG GTTTCAACCCACGCCTGGACACAGGAAGTGCTTTCTGAGACATCGGTACCTCTGGATCCAGCTAAGAAAGCAGCATATCTCCAGCCTCACACCATGGAAATCCAGCTTCAGGACCCTCAACACCAACAGGATTGTG GTGATAtgataagaataaagaaagaagaactgGATATAAAGCAGGAACTTACTGTAGATACGGAATCCCAAGAAAAGTTATCAGACCAAATCAATGGAGAGGCTTTTGAATGTGGAGAAACCCAAGAACATAAAGGATGGATGGAAAGATATCAGAGAAACACTTCAAATGAGAGGAAATACAAGTGTGATGAATGTGGGAAAAGATTCACTCTAAAGTCAAGCCTCATTAGACATAAAAGAATCCACCCTGGAGAGAGATCCTATTCGTGTAATGTATGTGGCAAAACTTTCATTCAGAGCTCACAGCTTACTGACCATCAGAGAATACATAGCCAGTTAAAACCACATCAGTGTAATGAGTGTGAGAAAGGCTTTTATTACAGGGCACATCTTGTTCAGCATCAAAGGATCCACTCTGGAGAAAAACCTTTCCAATGTAATGAGTGTGGGAAAGCTTTTCATTACAGCGCAGGCCTTATTCGACACCAGAGGACCCACACAGAAGAGAAACCATACCAGTGTAATGACTGTGGGAAAGCTTTTCATTACAACTCGGGCCTTATTCGACACCAGAGGACCCACACAGGAGAGAAGCCATACCAGTGCAACGACTGTGGGAAAGCTTTCTGTCTGAGCTCACATCTGATACAACATCagagagttcatactggagagaagccataCCAGTGTAATGAGTGTGGGAAAAGCTTCAGCCAGAGCTCAGGCCTCTTCCatcaccagagaagccacagTGGGGAGAAACCATATGAATGTGATGAGTGTGGAAAGGCTTTCAGTCATAGTTCAGCTCTTGTTGGACACCAGAGAATGCACAGTGGAGAGAGGCCCTATGAGTGTGATGTGTGTGGGAAAGCTTTCGGCTATAGCTCGCATCTTCTGGGACACCGAAGAAtccacactggagagaagccatATGAATGCCATGTGTGTGGAAAAGCTTTCCGGCAGAGCTCACACCTCATTGTACATCAGCAAATCCACACTGAAGAGAAGCCCTGGTAA
- the LOC113881620 gene encoding zinc finger protein 239-like isoform X4 gives MIRIKKEELDIKQELTVDTESQEKLSDQINGEAFECGETQEHKGWMERYQRNTSNERKYKCDECGKRFTLKSSLIRHKRIHPGERSYSCNVCGKTFIQSSQLTDHQRIHSQLKPHQCNECEKGFYYRAHLVQHQRIHSGEKPFQCNECGKAFHYSAGLIRHQRTHTEEKPYQCNDCGKAFHYNSGLIRHQRTHTGEKPYQCNDCGKAFCLSSHLIQHQRVHTGEKPYQCNECGKSFSQSSGLFHHQRSHSGEKPYECDECGKAFSHSSALVGHQRMHSGERPYECDVCGKAFGYSSHLLGHRRIHTGEKPYECHVCGKAFRQSSHLIVHQQIHTEEKPW, from the coding sequence AtgataagaataaagaaagaagaactgGATATAAAGCAGGAACTTACTGTAGATACGGAATCCCAAGAAAAGTTATCAGACCAAATCAATGGAGAGGCTTTTGAATGTGGAGAAACCCAAGAACATAAAGGATGGATGGAAAGATATCAGAGAAACACTTCAAATGAGAGGAAATACAAGTGTGATGAATGTGGGAAAAGATTCACTCTAAAGTCAAGCCTCATTAGACATAAAAGAATCCACCCTGGAGAGAGATCCTATTCGTGTAATGTATGTGGCAAAACTTTCATTCAGAGCTCACAGCTTACTGACCATCAGAGAATACATAGCCAGTTAAAACCACATCAGTGTAATGAGTGTGAGAAAGGCTTTTATTACAGGGCACATCTTGTTCAGCATCAAAGGATCCACTCTGGAGAAAAACCTTTCCAATGTAATGAGTGTGGGAAAGCTTTTCATTACAGCGCAGGCCTTATTCGACACCAGAGGACCCACACAGAAGAGAAACCATACCAGTGTAATGACTGTGGGAAAGCTTTTCATTACAACTCGGGCCTTATTCGACACCAGAGGACCCACACAGGAGAGAAGCCATACCAGTGCAACGACTGTGGGAAAGCTTTCTGTCTGAGCTCACATCTGATACAACATCagagagttcatactggagagaagccataCCAGTGTAATGAGTGTGGGAAAAGCTTCAGCCAGAGCTCAGGCCTCTTCCatcaccagagaagccacagTGGGGAGAAACCATATGAATGTGATGAGTGTGGAAAGGCTTTCAGTCATAGTTCAGCTCTTGTTGGACACCAGAGAATGCACAGTGGAGAGAGGCCCTATGAGTGTGATGTGTGTGGGAAAGCTTTCGGCTATAGCTCGCATCTTCTGGGACACCGAAGAAtccacactggagagaagccatATGAATGCCATGTGTGTGGAAAAGCTTTCCGGCAGAGCTCACACCTCATTGTACATCAGCAAATCCACACTGAAGAGAAGCCCTGGTAA
- the ZSCAN16 gene encoding zinc finger and SCAN domain-containing protein 16 isoform X1 produces the protein MTTFLELEEQKRLLIVNAEDHYRGQDSISQKSSPHRRELFRQHFRKLCYRDAPGPREALTQLWDLCRQWLRPECHTKEQILDLLVLEQFLSILPRDLQAWVQAHHPETGEEAVIVLEDLERELDEPRKQVPGNSERQDALLDKLAPLRRPHESLTIQLHPKKTCQEQKSGEAQRNGDETKTNTEELSQKEDKSKDMEFFGKINDRLNKDILQYPESKDAFESEGIFKWQQRKRRCYKCDDCGKSFSHSSDLSKHRRTHTGEKPYKCDECGKSFIQRSHLIGHHRVHSGVKPYKCKECGKDFSGRTGLIQHQRIHTGEKPYECDECGRPFRVSSALIRHQRIHTANKLY, from the exons ATGACCACATTTCTGGAACTTGAAGAACAAAAAAGACTTCTAATAGTTAATGCAGAAGACCATTACAGGGGACAGGACTCCATCTCACAAAAGTCCAGTCCTCACAGAAGGGAACTCTTCAGGCAGCACTTCAGGAAGCTCTGCTATCGGGATGCACCTGGACCCCGTGAAGCTCTTACCCAGCTCTGGGACCTTTGCCGCCAGTGGCTGAGGCCAGAATGCCACACAAAAGAGCAGATTTTAGACCTGCTGGTGCTTGAACAATTCCTGAGCATTCTCCCCAGGGACCTGCAAGCATGGGTGCAGGCACACCATCCAGAGACTGGAGAGGAGGCGGTGATTGTGCTGGAGGATCTGGAGAGAGAGCTTGATGAACCTCGAAAGCAG GTTCCAGGCAATTCAGAAAGACAGGACGCACTTTTGGACAAGTTGGCCCCCTTGAGAAGGCCACATGAGTCATTGACTATCCAGCTTCATCCCAAGAAGACCTGTCAGGAGCAGAAATCTGGGGAGGCGCAAAGGAATG GTGATGAAACCAAGACTAACACTGAAGAGTTGTCCCAGAAGGAAGATAAATCCAAAGACATGGAATTCTTTGGGAAGATAAATGACAGACTTAACAAAGATATTCTTCAGTATCCTGAATCCAAAGATGCTTTTGAAAGTGAGGGCATTTTCAAGTGgcaacagaggaaaagaagatgCTATAAATGTGATGACTGTGGAAAAAGTTTCAGTCATAGCTCAGACCTTAGTAAACACAGGAGAACacacactggagaaaagccctatAAATGTGATGAATGTGGAAAATCTTTCATTCAACGCTCACATCTCATTGGACATCATAGAGTACACAGTGGGGTGAAACCctataaatgtaaagaatgtgggaaaGATTTCAGTGGGCGCACAGGTCTCATTCAGCATCAGAGAATCCACACAGGTGAAAAACCCTATGAATGTGATGAGTGTGGGAGGCCCTTCCGTGTAAGTTCAGCCCTTATTAGACATCAAAGAATTCATACAGCAAATAAACTCTACTAA
- the LOC113881620 gene encoding zinc finger protein 239-like isoform X3, with the protein MEIQLQDPQHQQDCGDMIRIKKEELDIKQELTVDTESQEKLSDQINGEAFECGETQEHKGWMERYQRNTSNERKYKCDECGKRFTLKSSLIRHKRIHPGERSYSCNVCGKTFIQSSQLTDHQRIHSQLKPHQCNECEKGFYYRAHLVQHQRIHSGEKPFQCNECGKAFHYSAGLIRHQRTHTEEKPYQCNDCGKAFHYNSGLIRHQRTHTGEKPYQCNDCGKAFCLSSHLIQHQRVHTGEKPYQCNECGKSFSQSSGLFHHQRSHSGEKPYECDECGKAFSHSSALVGHQRMHSGERPYECDVCGKAFGYSSHLLGHRRIHTGEKPYECHVCGKAFRQSSHLIVHQQIHTEEKPW; encoded by the exons ATGGAAATCCAGCTTCAGGACCCTCAACACCAACAGGATTGTG GTGATAtgataagaataaagaaagaagaactgGATATAAAGCAGGAACTTACTGTAGATACGGAATCCCAAGAAAAGTTATCAGACCAAATCAATGGAGAGGCTTTTGAATGTGGAGAAACCCAAGAACATAAAGGATGGATGGAAAGATATCAGAGAAACACTTCAAATGAGAGGAAATACAAGTGTGATGAATGTGGGAAAAGATTCACTCTAAAGTCAAGCCTCATTAGACATAAAAGAATCCACCCTGGAGAGAGATCCTATTCGTGTAATGTATGTGGCAAAACTTTCATTCAGAGCTCACAGCTTACTGACCATCAGAGAATACATAGCCAGTTAAAACCACATCAGTGTAATGAGTGTGAGAAAGGCTTTTATTACAGGGCACATCTTGTTCAGCATCAAAGGATCCACTCTGGAGAAAAACCTTTCCAATGTAATGAGTGTGGGAAAGCTTTTCATTACAGCGCAGGCCTTATTCGACACCAGAGGACCCACACAGAAGAGAAACCATACCAGTGTAATGACTGTGGGAAAGCTTTTCATTACAACTCGGGCCTTATTCGACACCAGAGGACCCACACAGGAGAGAAGCCATACCAGTGCAACGACTGTGGGAAAGCTTTCTGTCTGAGCTCACATCTGATACAACATCagagagttcatactggagagaagccataCCAGTGTAATGAGTGTGGGAAAAGCTTCAGCCAGAGCTCAGGCCTCTTCCatcaccagagaagccacagTGGGGAGAAACCATATGAATGTGATGAGTGTGGAAAGGCTTTCAGTCATAGTTCAGCTCTTGTTGGACACCAGAGAATGCACAGTGGAGAGAGGCCCTATGAGTGTGATGTGTGTGGGAAAGCTTTCGGCTATAGCTCGCATCTTCTGGGACACCGAAGAAtccacactggagagaagccatATGAATGCCATGTGTGTGGAAAAGCTTTCCGGCAGAGCTCACACCTCATTGTACATCAGCAAATCCACACTGAAGAGAAGCCCTGGTAA